ATGATCAGTCTCGAAGAGATTCATCGAAgccaaaataaagaaaatccTCCCAAgtttaaagaaaatgaaattaaagtaACAAGATTATAATCACCGTTTAGAATCAATCCACTCTATTTTAGTCTTCACCCAACTGCGTCTCCGCCGCATCTCCGCCGgcggatttgtttttggagCGCTTGTGTTCGTTTGCTTCGGACTTCTTCCGACGCGTTTTCTTGATGGCGTCGAGTGGATTGTTTTCTGTTGATCGACGCCGCGACGGTTTTGTACCTTGCTCCTTTCCTTGGGATTTCTTTCCCTTCTGTGATCTCTTTGAATCTGTCAAAACCACGAACCATATCATTTTGACAACTATGGTGGCGTTcggttgtcatgactaataatcatgagactatccatctaggattaagttgtgagattattttagttggaggggagaggctatgactaattatcatgagactatccatctaggattaagttgagggggttaatcttatgaaccaaacatgatacatttctaatcatgagatttagtcttgccaACCGAACATCGCCTATATGTATGTCGATAACATTTAGTTGACATATTAATGTTGTCGTGTTGACATCCATAAAGtatgttgttgacatagttgTCAGTTATCAATTGAAGATAATTATCAACTGATCATATCTCATCTTCTTAATCAATCCAATGGatattataaattagaaaaaaacaaattatattctttttttttatggattaaatgaatttaaatttaaagaccGCATCATGCAGGACTCGAACCTGACATTAACCTCTCTACTGCTTGACCAACTCACACATACGAAAAATTGAATTCCTTAATACAAGGAAAGTAGTTAGATTTAGATAGAATCTAACCTTCTGAGACATCAGCATTGTCTTTAGAATTAGATTCATCATACCCTACATGAGAAACATGCTTTACATCTGTGGGAAGCCCAATCTGCATGTCTTGTTCCTTTTCGTGCTCATCATCTGcacatacaaattaaatt
The nucleotide sequence above comes from Salvia hispanica cultivar TCC Black 2014 chromosome 5, UniMelb_Shisp_WGS_1.0, whole genome shotgun sequence. Encoded proteins:
- the LOC125187132 gene encoding CRIB domain-containing protein RIC1-like; the encoded protein is MSTKMKGLFKGLRYISQIFDDEHEKEQDMQIGLPTDVKHVSHVGYDESNSKDNADVSEDSKRSQKGKKSQGKEQGTKPSRRRSTENNPLDAIKKTRRKKSEANEHKRSKNKSAGGDAAETQLGED